TAGCAACAGGCTGGCAAAAACTTACTGCTGTACCGCAGTTTAATTTAAACAAGATGTGCACAGGGCATACCTTAACAAGCTTACTTCCTGGCTTTATATTTAGGCTTTTAGTTCTAGTTACACCTGCCTACATACAACGCTTTTACATGGCTTCTTCTATAGGGCAAGCTGCAAAGGTTTTTAACAAAATTACCATAGCTCCCTGTGTGATAGCTTTGCTTATTTTCAGTGTTGCAGCAGCTTTGCATATACATGGAGATAACATTTCATCCAATCAGAATGTCCTTCACTATGTCCTTTCTCTTGCCTATTTCCCTGGTATGTTAGGTATATTGGTAACAGCTATGCTAGCGTTGCTGATGTCTACCGCTGATTCTCACTTACATATTTCCTCTGTTTTATTTACGAATGACCTATGGCCTTTTGTAGCTAGGTTTACCAAGTCGGATAAGCCATCGCTCAAAATTGTACGTATCGTCTCTTTGGGTATAGGAGTCATTAGCCTTCTGATGGTATTCCATACAACCAGTATTCTGCAATTAATGTACAAAATATTTTACCTTTATGACCCCGCTGTTTCAGTTCCCTTTATAATAGCTTGTTTGGGATTTAGGCCTAGATCCCTTGTTGTGCTCATAACCATGGGTTGGAACATAATCGTAGCAACGTATTTTATTTTTTATCAAAAGCAAACTATAACCCATAATCGCGTTATCCTTTCAATGATTGTAAGCGCAGGTAGCTTGTTTGCCTTACACTATCTGCTTCCCAAACGCCCTCATACGGGTTGGGTAGGTATCCCAGATAGCAGTGCATGGGATTTGCAAAATCAAATCACCAAACGCTGGTGGCTGGCACGGATGCAACGGCTTAAAATGCTTTTTACAAGGTCCTATCGTGTAAATATTTTCCCTACCCAAGAACGTACCTTCGTAGCGGTAGGCTGCTATACCATCATTCATGCCATTATCGCATTGTGCTTTATCCAAAGGCAGTATTTCCTTCCCTATGTATACCTCTATATGGCTGTTATGGCCTTGGGAACCATCCTAGCGCTCTACCCAGCCCTGCATGCTTATCGAAAGGGAGGAACACCGCTGCTGCATAATCTATGGCCTATGCTATTGTTTCTTCTGCTTTTTATTGCGCCCCTCCAATTTGCTAAACTAGGACACTATAGCCCTATGGTTTGTGCATTATGGGTTGGTAGTCTAGGCTTAGGTATCGTTTTACTTTCACTAGAAACAGGCAGTATCCTGTTAGCTGTAGCGTTAGGGATACATCAAACTATACCGCCTTATACGCCCTGTTTAGCTTTAGCTGGTTGGGGGCTTTCTATGGAGCTTGTGCTCGCAACAGCTCTTGTATCAATCACACTAGTAGGATTTCTCCTGTATAAATACCTACGAGACAAAGTAACCGCTAAACTTAAAGTTATCGAACTTACTAGAACCTATGAACAGCGCATTTCCTTAGAAGCCATCTATAGCCAAGCGCATTGGGCTAAATTGGATGCTACTGCTGGAGGCACCCTTTTACGAGAAATGGGCCATGCACTACAAGAAACTACTGATTTTCTTTTTAATAAGGATCGATCTGTTGTACAAAACGAAATAGCATCCTTTAATAAAAAGCTACAAAAATTCAGCGATTGTCTGGCATGGAGAGCCCAAGAAGAACGGAGCTTAAAACTTAATAAAAAATCTATTCAGTCCATCCTACTTGAACCAACTATTTTAAAAGTAAATCAGCAAATATTGGACTTAGGAGAACCACTAGCGCTCTTATTGCGGAAACAAACAGACGTAGCTGAAATAGCAGTCGATCCCGCCTTGCTGGAGTGTTTGCTGCTGCTCAACCTATGGGCAATCAGCAAGAGCCAACAAGCTACCGATCATATCGTAACCTTAACCCTTGCTGCTACTACCTTACAATACGGCCTAGCAACAGAAACTGCGGCTGATCTCCCTTCCTTAACCTTACCTGCACTGGCTTTCTGTTTTAGTACGGATACAAGCCTACCAACCCTACAACCTAGTTATAGTATCCCAGCAATGAACGCAAAGGTTACCCTACCTGCTAGTGAAGCACAATTTTATCAGCTAGAAAGCAAACAAATCGTAGAAGCCCATGGGGGCTATGTGGAAATAATAGAAAGTCCAACGCAGGTAAATTGCCTTTACGTATTCCCACTGGATGGCCGTAAGGTTATGCGCTTTAAAACGTATGATCCTGCTGATCTTGTGGCTAATAAAATAGCTGAAACAGCGGAAAGCTTGGCGCAGGAGCAGGAATTGATAGGGTTACTTACGGCACAAACTACGCTTAAGGAGGAGCTTATACAGCAAACCATTGCCTTTATTAAAAAGGCCCATGGTTTAGTACGACGTAAATCAGGGTCCCCCTATTATACCCATCCCATGGCGGTGGCTAAACTGCTGTTAGAGGCTACCCAAGATCCAGACACCATCCTAGTGGGTTTGTTGCACGATATCGTAGAGGATACGCCTGTTACGCTTCCTCAGATAGAATTGATGTATGGCAGTGAAGTAGCTGCTGTGGTCGATCAGGTTACCCGCTACAATACCAATGGGTATCCTTGGGAATTAGATAAGTTAGAAGATAGAAATAGGCTCCACCAATGTGAGGACATATGTGTGGTACAAGTAAAGCTGGCAGATCGATTGCATAATATGCGTACCTTATCTGCCCGTAAGCCATCCGACCAACAGCGTATAGCTAAAGAAACCTTAGCTTTTTATATACCGTGGGGAAAGAGCCATAAGGCACCTCAGCAATGGATGACAGAAATGCAGCGTATTTGTGAAGGGATTATTGCTAAGCAGCTTTAAAGTAAATACAGTGCCTCTTTATACAAGGTTCTTTTCCCGCGCCAAAATCTACCTGTAAAGGCTAATGCTACTACGCATTACTCTAGGCATAGGTTATTACACAATAATAATAGTTGCTATTAGGTATAGTAATTATTTTTCTGTAAATAAAAGCAAGTAATCATTATAAACTTAGTAAGATAAATTTATTACAACGCAATAATAAAAGAGAGATGGTAACGCATATTGATTTTATAATTATAGGGTTATCCTTAATGGGGACACTGGTTATTGGGATTTACTACGGTAGAGGTATCAAGACTTTCCAAGAGTATGCTGTAGGGAACAGAAAAATGTCTAGCAGCGTAATTGCTATTTCACTGATAGCTACCATATATGGCGGTGGAACCCTAGGGGTTGGCCTGGATCAGAACTATCGACAAGGCTTTGAAATACTTATTGCGCAATCTATTCTAATAGTTCCTATGCTCTATCTTTTTTCCAGGGTTACTATTCCAAGAATGAAAGAATTCGAGAAACATTTTTCTATAGCAGAATCTATGGGAAGCTTATATGGATCAGCTGCTCGTATCATTACCGCTCTACTTAGTATCCTGTTAGCTATCGCCTATCTAACCACCCAGATTAAGGTTGGTTTTGAAATAATGTCCATTCTATTTCCTAAAATAATATCCTTTCAAACTTATTCAATCATACTTTTAACCTTATTGGTTATCGCCTATGCTGCATTTGGAGGGGCGAGAGCGGTAGCCATAACAGATGTCTACCAATTCCTCCTTTTCGGACTCTGCTTCCCTATGCTCATTTTCGTGCTACTATTTTCTACGGAAGATTTAGCAACAGGCTGGCAAAAACTTACTGCTGTACCGCAGTTTAATTTAAACAAGATGTGCACAGGGCATACCTTAACAAGCTTACTTCCTGGCTTTATATTTAGGCTTTTAGTTTTGTTTATACCTGCCTACATTCAACGCTTTTACATGGCTTCTTCTATAGGGCAAGCTGCAAAGGTTTTTAACAAAATTACCATAGCTCCCTGTGTGATAGCTTTGCTTATTTTCAGTGTTGCAGCAGCTTTGCATATACATGGAGATAACATTTCATCCAATCAGAATGTCCTCCACTATGTCCTTTCCCTTGCCTATTTCCCTGGTATGTTAGGTATATTGGTAACGGCTATGATAGCGTTGTTGATGTCTACCGCTGATTCTCACTTACATATTGCCTCTGTTTTATTTACAAATGACCTATGGCCTTTTATAGCTAAGTTTACCAAATTACACAACCGCTCACTCCGCATGGTACGTATCGCCTCTATTGGCATAGGGATAATCAGTCTTTTGATAGTATTCCATACAACCAGTATTTTGCAATTAATGAACAAAACGTACTATTTTTATTGGCCAGCTGTTTCAGTTCCCTTTATAATAGCTTGTTTGGGATTTAGGCCTAGATCCCTTGTTGTGCTCATAACCATGGGTTGGAACATAATCGTAGCAACGTATTTTATTTTTTATCAAAAGCAAACTATAACCCATAATCGCGTTATCCTTTCAATGATTGTAAGCGCAGGTAGCTTGTTTGCCTTACACTATCTGCTTCCTAAACGCCCCCATACCGGCTGGGTAGGTATCCCAGATAGCAGTGCCTGGGATTTACAAAACCAAATCACCAAGCGCTGGTGGTTGGCTCGCGTTCAACAGTTTAAAATGCTTCTTACAAGGTCTTATCGTGTAAGCATCTTCCCTATCCAAGAACGTACCTTTGTAGCAGTCGGCTGCTATACCATCCTTCATGCCATTATCGCATTGTGCTTTATCCAAAGGCAGTATTTCCTTCCCTATGTATACCTCTATATGGCTGTGATGGCCTTGGGAACCATCCTAGCGCTCTACCCAGCCCTGCATGCTTATCAAAAAGGCGGAACACCGCTATTGCATAATTTATGGCCTATGCTATTGTTTCTTCTGCTTTTTATTGCGCCCCTTCAATTTGCTAAACTAGGACACTATAGCCCTATGGTTTGTGCATTATGGGTTAGTAACCTGGGCTTAGGCATCGTTTTACTTTCGCTAGAAACAAGTAGTATCCTGTTAGCTGTAGCGTTAGGGATACATCAAGCTATACCGCCTTATACGACCTATTTAGCTTTAGCTAGCTGGGGTCTTTCTATAGAACTTGTGCTAGCTGTAATGCTAGTAACCGCTGCCATAATAGGCCTTGGTATCTATAAATACCTACGAGACAAAGCAACCGCTAAACTTAACATTATCGAACTTACTAGAACCTATGAACAGCGCATTTCCTTAGAAGCCATCTATAGCCAAGCGCATTGGGCTAAATTGGATGCTACTGCTGGAGGCACCCTTTTACGAGAAATGGGCCATGCACTACAAGAAACTACTGATTTTCTTTTTAATAAGGATCGATCTGTTGTACAAAACGAAATAGCATCCTTTAATAAAAAGCTACAAAAATTCAGCGATTGTCTGGCATGGAGAGCCCAAGAAGAACGGAGCTTAAAACTTAATAAAAAATCTATTCAGTCCATCCTACTTGAACCAACTATTTTAAAAGTAAATCAGCAAATATTGGACTTAGGAGAACCACTAGCGCTCTTATTGCGGAAACAAACAGACGTAGCTGAAATAGCAGTCGATCCCGCCTTGCTGGAGTGTTTGCTGCTGCTCAACCTATGGGCAATCAGCAAGAGCCAACAAGCTACCGATCATATCGTAACCTTAACCCTTGCTGCTACTACCTTACAATACGGCCTAGCAACAGAAACTGCGGCTGATCTCCCTTCCTTAACCTTACCTGCACTGGCTTTCTGTTTTAGTACGGATACAAGCCTACCAACCCTACAACCTAGTTATAGTATCCCAGCAATGAACGCAAAGGTTACCCTACCTGCTAGTGAAGCACAATTTTATCAGCTAGAAAGCAAACAAATCGTAGAGGCCCATGGGGGCTATGTGGAAATAATAGAAAGTCCAACGCAGGTAAATTGCCTTTACGTATTCCCACTGGATGGCCGTAAGGTTATGCGCTTTAAAACGTATGATCCTGCTGATATTGTGGCTAATAAAATAGCTGAAACAGCGGAAAGCTTGGCGCAGGAGCAGGAATTGATAGGGTTACTTACGGCACAAACTACGCTTAAGGAGGAGCTTATACAGCAAACCATTGCCTTTATTAAAAAGGCCCATGGTTTAGTACGGCGTAAATCAGGGTCCCCCTATTATACCCATCCCATGGCGGTGGCTAAACTGCTGTTAGAGGCTACCCAAGATCCAGACACCATCCTAGTGGGTTTGTTGCACGATATCGTAGAGGATACGCCTGTTACGCTTCCTCAGATAGAATTGATGTATGGCAGTGAAGTAGCTGCTGTGGTCGATCAGGTTACCCACTACAATACCAATGGGTATCCTTGGGAATTAGATAAGTTAGAAAATAAAAATATACTTCATCAATGTAGAGATATACGTGTGGTACAAGTAAAGCTGGCAGATCGATTGCATAATATGCGTACCTTATCTGCCCGTAAGCCATCCGACCAACAGCGTATAGCTAAAGAAACCTTAGCTTTTTATATACCGTGGGGAAAGAGCCATAAGGCACCTCAGCAATGGATGACAGAAATGCAGCGTATTTGTGAAGGGATTATTGCTAAGTAGTCGTCCCTGAAGTATTTATTACACAATAGGTTTATTTTCTGTCTATCTTTTTCTCACATTCAAATGGTAAGTTAAACGCTATGTCAACTGACCATTATATAGGTATAATCGTTCTGAGAGAGAAATCCTTCATATACAAAAATGATTCTTTTTGATTGATTATGTGTATGTTAGGAATGTTTTTCTCGTGACAAGTCATTGATTATGTCCAATAGCACACAGAATAACATTGCGTTTATTTCCTAAGATTCCTTGCAAGTAGCTAACCGATCATTTACCATCGGATTTCATAGGACCAATAGAACGAATATTTTTCTCCATCTTGGCCAAGTCCCTGGCGCCAGCGCGTTAAGGTTTTTATTTATACGAAAAATACAAAACATGATTATTATAATAGTATGAACATAATGATTTTTATATTGATTAACAAATAAATATATAATATCTCGGCATCTACTCAATAGTTCCTCCGCTACCAACTTATTATAATAAAGGGTAAAAATTATAGCTGCTTCCTAAAGGCAATAAATAGCACAAAACAGCTAACGGAATTCAAACCAACACAAATAATAAGCATACTTTCTTTTATTTTACCATACATATGTATATATTAATTGTTGATACTAAACGCATGTTAGGTAAATAAAAGGGCATTATTTGTATAACAACTAAGAGAATCATTATGGCCATAGGACAACCTATACATTATATAGATAGCCTTCTTATAGGAATATTTTTACTCTTAACGCTTGCTATTGGGCTCTATTACGGAAAAGATATCAAAACTTTTCAAGAGTATGCGGTTGGAAATAGAAAGATGTCTAGCATGACGCTTACTACCTCTCTTATAGCAACTATTTACAGTGCAAAGTCTTTTTATATTGGCTTTAATCAGCATTACCAACATGGTATTTATGCACTTAAGTATGTAAGTGGACCATTGAGTGTCTACCTAGCCTCTAAATTTTTAATTGTAAGAATGAAAGAATTTATAGGTAACCGTTCCATGGCAGAGTCTATGGGAACTATATATGGTCCAGCCGTACGCATCTTAACAGCCTTGTTAGGTATTGTATTATGTGCGATTATACTAGCTGCTCAGATAAAGTGTGGTCTTCTTATAACCACTAAACTATTTCCATATTATAATACAGAATATCACACTATAATTGTTTTTCTGTTGATTATATGTTATGCTACTTTTGGAGGGATCAGAGCAGTAGCATTAACAGATGTTTACCAATTTTTCTTTTTTAGTCTGTATTTTCCCCTATTAATTTGTACACTACTGTATTATAGTAATGATTTACTAATTGATTGGAAACGCATTACAGCCCTTCCTCAATTTAACCTAAATAAAGTATTTACATGGGATGATACCTTAAAAGATACATTAAGCTGGTTATTTTGGTGGTCTCTTGTTATTAGTTGCAATCCTGCTTATATACAACGCTTTTATATGGCATCTACTGTACAACAAGCTGTTAAGGTTTTTAGGAATAGCAGTTTGATTCGGCTGCTATTCTTTACGCCATTATTTTTACTTACTGCAATATTCTTTCATTTGAAAAAAAATGGCACCTACCCTTACCAAAATATACTCAGTTATATCATCCATCTAAGCTATTGGCCAGGTATGCAAGGTATTCTTGCAACAACTTGCTTTGCCTTATTGATGTCTACTGCTGATTCTATTTTACATATTGCCTCTGTTTTATTTACCAATGATATATGGTCTGTCCTAACAAAGGCAAACAAGCACAAAGCTGCTCAGCATCAACTTACCGTTGCGCGTATAACTTCTGTTGTAATCGGTTTCATTAGCCTTACTATTGCATTTTCTCTTACTAGTATTATAACCTTTTTAGAGAAAACAGGTATGACTTTCTTTTATCACCTGTCTGTTTCCATTCCTTTTATCATAACCTGTTTAGGTTTTAGACCCCGTTCTATTGTAATTTTTATAGCTATGTGCTTTAATACAATGATGGGCATATACATTTATTACTATAATCTTAAGGATCACCTTACTATTATTCTTATTGCCAGTATACTTAGCCTATTCATTCCGCACTATTTATTCCCTAAATTACCCAACACCGGTTGGGTGGGTGTTAAAGATAACACTGCCTGGAAACTACAAAATCAACTAATCAAACGATGGTGGCAAACAAAATGGCAGCGGATTAAAATGCCTTTTACATCAAGCTATCAAGCCATTATTTTTCCTAAAAGGACAAGTACATTTATGTTATTAGGCGCTTACCTAATTATTAGTTCGGTCTTAGCACTCTATCTTATCCATAAAGCCTATTTTTTACCCTACGTGTACCTCTATATGACTGTTATGGCTATAGGTACCATTATAGCAATTTACCCAGCATTTCATTCCTATAAAAAGGAAGGTTCTCCTTTACTATATAAATTATGGCCCACATTACTTTTTCTATTACTTTTTATTATTCCTTTTCAATTTGTTAAACTAAGCCACTACACCCCTACAGTTTGTGCTGTTTTAATTTTTAACGTTGGTTTAACTTCAGTACTATTGTCTTTAGAAAACAGCATCACAATGCTATTTCTAACCATAGGTATCCATCAATTTATTCCTCCTTATCTAGATTTTAGCAATTTGCTTTTGACAAATAGTTCGAATGTTACTTCCATAGAACTTATTGTAACGACGGCAATTATAACAATTACACTGGTAGGCTTTGGTATTTATAAACAGCTACGAGATAAATCCGTTTCTAAAGGGAAGATTATGGAAATTACCCGAGCCTATGAGCAGCGCATTGCGCTAGAGGCCATCTATAGCCAAGCGCATTGGGCTAAATTGGATGCCACTGCTGGAGGTAACCTCTTACGAGAAATGGGCCATGCACTACAAGAAACCAGTGAGGCCCTCTATAAACAGGATCCAACTGGTTTACGAAATGAAATAGCATTCTTTAATAAAAAATTACAAAAATTCAGTGATTGCCTACTATGGAGAGCCCAAGAAGAACGCAGCCTAAAACTCAATAAAAAATCTATACAGCTTATCCCGCTTGAATCAACTATCTTAAAAGTAAATCAGCAAATATTGGATTTAGGGGAGCCACTAGCGCTCTTATTACGTAAACAAACACCCATAGCTGAAATAGTAGTCGATCCCACGTTATTAGCATGTTTGCTGCTGCTTAACCTATGGGAAATTAGCAAGAGCCAACAAGCTACCGATCATATCGTAACCTTAACCCTTGCAGCTACTACCTTACAATACGGCCTAGCAACAGAGACTGCGGCTGATCTCCCTTCCTTAACCTTACCTGCACTGGCTTTCTGTTTTAGTACGGATACAAGCCTACCAAATTTAAAACCTAGCTATAGTATCGTAGGAATGAATGCAAATGTTACCCTACCTGCTAGTGAAGCGCAGTTTTATCAATTAGAAAGCAAACAAATCGTAGAGGCTCATGGAGGCTATGTAGAAATAATAGAAAGCCCAACAAAGGTAAGCTGCCTTTACGTATTCCCGCTGGATGGCCGTAAGGTTATGCGCTTTAAAACGTATGATCCTGTTGATCTGTTAGCTAATACCCTAGCTGAAACGGAGGAAAGCTTGGCGCAAGAGCAGGAGCTAATAGGTTTACTTACTACACAAACTACGCTTAGCGCAGAACGTATACAGCAAACCATTGCCTTTATTAAAAACGCTCATGGTTTAGTACGGCGTAAATCAGGTGCCCCCTACTATACCCATCCGATGGCAGTGGCCAAACTGCTGTTGAAGACTACCCAGGATCCCGACACCATCCTAGCTGGTTTGTTGCATGATATCGTAGAGGATACGCCTGTTACACTTCATCAATTAGAACTGATGTATGGCAGTGAAGTAGCTGCTGTGGTCGATCAGGTTACCCACTTCAATACCAATGGGTATCCTTGGGAATTAGATAAATTAGAAAATAAAAATATACTCCATCAATGTAGGGATATACGTGTGGTACAAGTAAAGCTAGCAGATAGATTGCATAATATGAGCACCTTATCTGCCCGTAAACCAGCCGATCAACAGCGTATAGCTAAAGAAACCTTAGCTTTTTATATACCATGGGGAACAAAGCACCACGTACCTCAGCGATGGCTAGCAGAAATGCAGCGCATTTGTGAAGAGGTCCTAAAATAAAGCGTCTATTTTTACAAGATCATCTATACAGATACCATTGATCATTTGAAAAGATTGTGTAAAATTTTTAATTACGTGTTGATTTTCATTTGTAAAATTGCTATTGCGTAAATTAAACCTTTTAGCTTAGGTGGTTTAGGTAGCCAGGTTGTATATTATATTATTACACGCTTTTAGGAAAAAATTAAACATTATGATGCTGAAGCTGCTGTACAAAAACGGCTCCTAATTTGGAAGGATGATGCTGACCAAGTTGAATACTTATTGCTAGCTTTTAAGATTATTACTACATTATAGCTAATACATATGGTTAAAAACCAAGCAATATAAAAACAGCTATGATTCAAATAGATCTCCTAATTATAGGTTTGTTCTTACTCATCACGCTTATCATTGGCCTATATTATGGCAGAGGCATTAAAACTTTCCAAGATTATGCAGTTGGGAATAAAAAGATGTCTACCATGGTTATCACACTATCTTTGATAGCTACTACGTATGGAGGGAGCATTCTAAGTTCAAGACCAGAAGGCTATTACCGTTCAGGCCTCCACGCATTAATCATGGATTTAGCCAGCCCCATTAACTTCTATATAGCTTCTAGATTTATCCTATTAAGGATGAAAGAATTTGTAAACCATTTTTCTATAGCAGAGTCTATGGGTAGTATGTATGGAGCTGTTGTACGGGTTGTTACTGCTATATTTGGTATAATGATAACAGTATCTTTATTAACGGTTCAGGTTAAAGTTGGACAAATTGTTATTACATCCTTACTACCCTCTACCATAGCATCAGATCATGCCACTATGGCATTGACAATGTTATCTTTATTGTTTATTGGTTATACTACCTTAGGAGGGAGCAGGTCAGTAGCAATAACAGATGTATATCAGTTTTTATTATTTGGTCTTTGCTTCCCTATGCTCATTCCACTATTTCTATATCATGCAGAAGATCTTGGATCAGGCTATCAAAAATTGATGCGACTTCCTACATTCAATCCTAATAGCGTCTTCCAATGGAATGATATGCTAAAAGGCACATTAACTTATGTTTTTTGCCGTACTATTTTCCCCTTTGACCCTGCACGTATACAACGTTTCTATATGGCTGCTTCAGTATATCAAGCAGCAAGCGTCTTTAACAAGGCTGCTATCATTCGCATACTACTTACCTTGTCTTTCTTAAGTCTTGCAATAGCTTTACATATAGGCCATCCTATTATTAACCCAGATTGCAACGTAATGAACTATATTATAGGACTTACCTATTTCCCTGGTATTCGTGGCCTATTAATAACAATCATTATAGCACTGCTAATGTCTACTGCTGACTCTAATTTACATGCTGCTACAGTGCTCTTTTCCAATGACATATATGCTGTAATAAGGAAATCTAAGCCCTCCCTTGTAATCATACGTATAACCGCTGCTAGCATAGGCATGCTAAGTATCGTAGTAGCATTACATACTACACCTCAAGTAACATCATTTTTATATAAGATGGCTGGTATATATACTTCTGTTGTAGCAGTCCCATTTATAATAGCTTGCATAGGTTTTAGACCACGTCCTATTGTCCTACTATTAAATATGGCCCTGCATACCATTATAGCAAGCTATCGTATTTATGTAGGGTACACTGGGTCTCAACAACTCATTTTTCAATCCATTATGCATAGTGCATTTACTTTAATAGCCATCCATTATGTATTTCCCAAACGGCCCTATACGGGCTGGACGGGTATTCCAGACGATAGCCACTGGAAGCTTCACAATCAAATGGTCAAACGTTGGCTATTAGCACAGTGGCAAAAATGGAAATATTACTTTCATAAAGATTATTGGGAAAGTATTTTCCCTCGGAAAGAAAATACCTTTATATGGCTTGGGGTCTATTCCATTGTTAATACATTAATTGTATTGTGCGCCATAGAGCAGCGTTATTTGTGGCCCTATATTTATGGTTATATGGCTATTATGACACTAGGAACAATAATAGCACTTTATCCAGCACTACATGCCTATCAAAAAGGCGGAAC
Above is a window of Candidatus Cardinium hertigii DNA encoding:
- a CDS encoding sodium:solute symporter family protein, which produces MVTHIDFIIIGLSLMGTLVIGIYYGRGIKTFQEYAVGNRKMSSSVIAISLIATIYGGGTLGVGLDQNYRQGFEILIAQSILIVPMLYLFSRVTIPRMKEFEKHFSIAESMGSLYGSAARIITALLSILLAIAYLTTQIKVGFEIMSILFPKIISFQTYSIILLTLLVIAYAAFGGARAVAITDVYQFLLFGLCFPMLIFVLLFSTEDLATGWQKLTAVPQFNLNKMCTGHTLTSLLPGFIFRLLVLFIPAYIQRFYMASSIGQAAKVFNKITIAPCVIALLIFSVAAALHIHGDNISSNQNVLHYVLSLAYFPGMLGILVTAMIALLMSTADSHLHIASVLFTNDLWPFIAKFTKLHNRSLRMVRIASIGIGIISLLIVFHTTSILQLMNKTYYFYWPAVSVPFIIACLGFRPRSLVVLITMGWNIIVATYFIFYQKQTITHNRVILSMIVSAGSLFALHYLLPKRPHTGWVGIPDSSAWDLQNQITKRWWLARVQQFKMLLTRSYRVSIFPIQERTFVAVGCYTILHAIIALCFIQRQYFLPYVYLYMAVMALGTILALYPALHAYQKGGTPLLHNLWPMLLFLLLFIAPLQFAKLGHYSPMVCALWVSNLGLGIVLLSLETSSILLAVALGIHQAIPPYTTYLALASWGLSIELVLAVMLVTAAIIGLGIYKYLRDKATAKLNIIELTRTYEQRISLEAIYSQAHWAKLDATAGGTLLREMGHALQETTDFLFNKDRSVVQNEIASFNKKLQKFSDCLAWRAQEERSLKLNKKSIQSILLEPTILKVNQQILDLGEPLALLLRKQTDVAEIAVDPALLECLLLLNLWAISKSQQATDHIVTLTLAATTLQYGLATETAADLPSLTLPALAFCFSTDTSLPTLQPSYSIPAMNAKVTLPASEAQFYQLESKQIVEAHGGYVEIIESPTQVNCLYVFPLDGRKVMRFKTYDPADIVANKIAETAESLAQEQELIGLLTAQTTLKEELIQQTIAFIKKAHGLVRRKSGSPYYTHPMAVAKLLLEATQDPDTILVGLLHDIVEDTPVTLPQIELMYGSEVAAVVDQVTHYNTNGYPWELDKLENKNILHQCRDIRVVQVKLADRLHNMRTLSARKPSDQQRIAKETLAFYIPWGKSHKAPQQWMTEMQRICEGIIAK
- a CDS encoding sodium:solute symporter family protein, encoding MVTHIDFIIIGLSLMGTLVIGIYYGRGIKTFQEYAVGNRKMSSSVIAISLIATIYGGSTLGVRLDQNYRQGFEILIAHSILIVPMLYLFSRVTIPRMKEFEKHFSIAESMGSLYGSAARIITALLSILLAIAYLTTQIKVGFEIMSILFPKIISFQTYSIILLTLLVIAYAAFGGARAVAITDVYQFLLFGLCFPMLIFVLLFSTEDLATGWQKLTAVPQFNLNKMCTGHTLTSLLPGFIFRLLVLVTPAYIQRFYMASSIGQAAKVFNKITIAPCVIALLIFSVAAALHIHGDNISSNQNVLHYVLSLAYFPGMLGILVTAMLALLMSTADSHLHISSVLFTNDLWPFVARFTKSDKPSLKIVRIVSLGIGVISLLMVFHTTSILQLMYKIFYLYDPAVSVPFIIACLGFRPRSLVVLITMGWNIIVATYFIFYQKQTITHNRVILSMIVSAGSLFALHYLLPKRPHTGWVGIPDSSAWDLQNQITKRWWLARMQRLKMLFTRSYRVNIFPTQERTFVAVGCYTIIHAIIALCFIQRQYFLPYVYLYMAVMALGTILALYPALHAYRKGGTPLLHNLWPMLLFLLLFIAPLQFAKLGHYSPMVCALWVGSLGLGIVLLSLETGSILLAVALGIHQTIPPYTPCLALAGWGLSMELVLATALVSITLVGFLLYKYLRDKVTAKLKVIELTRTYEQRISLEAIYSQAHWAKLDATAGGTLLREMGHALQETTDFLFNKDRSVVQNEIASFNKKLQKFSDCLAWRAQEERSLKLNKKSIQSILLEPTILKVNQQILDLGEPLALLLRKQTDVAEIAVDPALLECLLLLNLWAISKSQQATDHIVTLTLAATTLQYGLATETAADLPSLTLPALAFCFSTDTSLPTLQPSYSIPAMNAKVTLPASEAQFYQLESKQIVEAHGGYVEIIESPTQVNCLYVFPLDGRKVMRFKTYDPADLVANKIAETAESLAQEQELIGLLTAQTTLKEELIQQTIAFIKKAHGLVRRKSGSPYYTHPMAVAKLLLEATQDPDTILVGLLHDIVEDTPVTLPQIELMYGSEVAAVVDQVTRYNTNGYPWELDKLEDRNRLHQCEDICVVQVKLADRLHNMRTLSARKPSDQQRIAKETLAFYIPWGKSHKAPQQWMTEMQRICEGIIAKQL